The Acidobacteriota bacterium region TGTTGTGCGTCGTCGAAACGATCAGGTTGCAGCGCGTGATCCGATCCTTGTCGTCAACTTCATATTCGTGGATCAGCGTACCGCGCGGCGCTTCGATGATCCCGACACCGCGATTTCGCCGTTCGCCCTTTCTCAGCAGATCACTGCTCAGCAGGTCGCTGTCGTTGAGCAGATTCCTCATCATTTCGGCGCAGTACAGAGCCTCGATCAGCCGAGCCCAGTGGGTGTGCATCGTCATATTGTTGGTCTTTCCGCCGGTCGCGTTCTTGAAAATTTTCCGCTCGTTTTCCGCCAAGGGCGTTTCGATCCCGTCACAGATGTTGATCCGCGCCAGCGGGCCGACCCTGTTCCATCCCTTTTCGCGGCCTAAATGTTTGAGATAAGGAAACTTAAGATAGGTCCATCGCTCCACCCGTTCATAGAAATAGTCAGCGTATTCCACGTTCTGAACGTCGTTCAGAGTTCTGGTTCCTTCGGAATCGGTGGCCCTCAGAAATCCGTCGTAAAGCTCGAGGTATCCATTTTTCTTGTTAACCAGTCCGAGATGACCCGATGGATAAGCCGCGAACGAATCGAGAAATCCGCGATTGCTTTCGAAATACGCCTTGATGAACTCAAGCGTTTCCAAAGTCCATTCGATCATCGTGTCGATCGTCGGAATCTCTTTTCCATCGAGAAAATAGCTGATCTCGCGGGCGCTGATATGCTTGTGGACGCCGCCCGGCGTCGCTGCGATCCCGTGGATCTTCTTTCCGGTTATCAGTTTGATGATCTCCTGCCCGAATTTCCTCATCAATATGCCTTTTTTTGCCATTTCGGGATACTCGGCGGCGACGCCGACGACGTTTCGCTTCAAGGGATCGGAGTCAAAACCAAACAGAAGATCCGGCGACGCAAGGTAGAAAAAATGGAGCGCGTGAGACTGAAAGACCTGCCCGAAATGAAGCAGCCGGCGAATCTTTCCGGCCGGAACCGAGAGATCTTCGGGGTCGATGCCGACGATCTGGTCGATCGCCTTTGCCGCCGCCAAATGATGGCTGACGGGGCAGATCCCGCAGAGTCTTTGGACCATTACCGGCGCTTCCCAATACGGATGTCCCTGGATAAATCGTTCGAATCCGCGGAATTCAACGATATGGAAAAAAGCGTCCTTGACGTGATTGTCGTCGTCGAGATGGATCGTCACCTTTCCGTGGCCCTCGACTCTGGTTACCGGATCTATGACAAGTTTTCGCAGCATTTCCGTTACCTCGCAAACGACTCTCAGTCGTACTTGAACTCGTCGTGCGCGATCGAGAATTCCTCGCCAAGCAAAAGGCTTTTGACCACTTTCCAGATATGCTGCGCGCTCGGCGGACAACCTGGAATGTAATGATCGATCTTGACGATCTCGTTGCACGGATAGACGTTGTTGAGCATTTTCGGAATATCCTCGTGAGCGGGAATGATATTCGCGCCGAGTTCGGTCGTCGGACTGTTGAGATATGCTTCCTCGAGACATTCCTGGAGCGGGACGAAGTTCCGCATCGCCGGAATGCCGCCCATAATCGCACACTCGCCGAGACTGATCAGGATGTCGCAACGCTTTCGGAATTCTCGAAGAATATGGACATTCTCCGAATTCGAGCAGCCGCCCTCGACCAAGCCGATATGACAGCGTTTGGAGAAGTTCTTAATGTCGGTCAACGGCGACTTGTTGAATTCGACGATCTCGAGCATATCGAGCAGTTCGGTGTCGGCGTCGAGTATCGACATATGGCACCCGAAACAACCCGCCAACGACGTTGTCGCGATGATGAACTTGCCGCCGTCGTCCCTCTTTAGCGCCTTTCCGTTGGATTTCGGTTTAACCGCCTTGCCGAGCAGATCGTATTTCGCCTCGCCGAAAGGCTCCTTATGGATCATCCCCTTGACGAGGATCGCGCCGACCGGGCAGAGATTCATAGCCCGCATCGCCTCGCTTTCCGTGAGCTTTGCTTCCTGCTCGTAGTCGATCTTGACGACCGTCTTTACACCGCGATTGACGAAGGAGAAGACATCGTTGCCGTCAACCGTTTTGACCTCTTCGACGCATCGCCGGCAAAGAATGCAGCGATTCGTCTCCATTATCATCCGTTTCGGATTGAAATCGACGATCTTGTTGCTGAAGACGTGCGGATAGCGGGTGACCGTGATGCCCATATCGTATCCGAGATTCTGCATATCGCATTTGCCGCTCTTTTCGCAGGACGGGCAGAAGTGGTTCCCTTCGGCGTAGAGCATCTCGATGATCGCTTTGCGGTTGTCGAGGAGTTCCGGCGTGTTTATCTCGAACTCCATCCCGTCCGCGACCTTTGTCGTGCAGCCCGTCGTGTGGCGGCCGTTCAGTTTCACGGTACAGATACGGCACGTTCCGAGCGGATGAATATCGCGGAAATAACAAAGCGTCGGGATAAAGATGCCGTTCTCTTTCGCGACGTCTACCAGATTTCGGCCGCTGAACGTCGTGATGTCTTTTCCGTCGATCTTGATCCTGATCGTTTCACTCATAACTGGCGTTCACCTCCTGAATGATCCGGTCGTACTCCGCGGTCGCTTCGTCGAGTTTGAAAGCCCGGCTGAAATCGGCATTCTCCGCGAGGGCTTTGTCGAATACTTCCGGGAATTTTTCAACTGCCTGCAGAAGCGTATTGTTCGACATCTGGCCGAGTCCGCAGCGGCTGGTAGTCCGAATGATACGGCTCCAGGCAATAACATCGTTGAGATCGCGGCGTTCGCCGTGTCCGTTAATGAGTTTCTGGAGCCTCCTGTTGAGCAGGAAATTCCCCGTCCGGCAGGGCACGCAGATACCGCAGGATTCGGCAACGAAAAAGTCTGAAAACGACTTCAGAATGTGCAGAATATCGCGGTCCCGATTGAAGATCATCACCGATCCGCCGCATCGTATGTCTTCGCCGCACAGCCTCGCTTCGGGGCGCAGATCGGCAACCGGCGCCGCGTCGGCGGCGGATTGAGTGATCGAATAGCAATCGCCCGAAGGCCCGCTGAGCTGAACCATTCGCGCCTCTTCGGCGCCCGCCAATTTCAGAAACTCGCCGAAGTTCATTCCCCATTCAATCTCGTAAATGCCTTTTTTGGAACAGTCTCCCGAAACACTCAGAACCTTCGTGCCGGGAGTCTTTTCAGTTCCGAGCTTGAGCCAGTTCTCGACTCCCATCTCGAATATCCGCGGAACGGCGCAGAGCGTTTCGACATTGTTGACGACCGTCGGCTTGCCTTTGAAACCCTTTTGAACGGGAAAATACTCTTTTGTGCCGGGCTCGCCCCGCTTTCCTTCCATCGAGTGAATGAGTGCCGTCTCTTCGCCGCAAACGTACGCTCCGGCCCCCAAATGAACATAAATATCGAAATCAAAAGGCTCGCGCGCGGAAATTCCCGAACCGAGAAAACCATCCTTCCGATAGATCTCGAGAAGCGATTCAAGTTTCTTCTGAAGATGGGAGTATTCAGCCCGTAGATAGATCGCGCCGTGGCGCGCGCCGATCGCGTAGGCGGCGAAGATCATCCCTTCGATCATCAGTTCGGGATGCTCTTCCAAAAGCACGCGATCCTTGAACGTGCCGGGTTCGCCCTCGTCGGCGTTGCAAATGATGTATTTCGTATCCCCGGGATTTTGCCGGCAGAGCTGCCATTTGAGTCCAGCGGGAAAGAAGGCTCCGCCGTAGCCGGCAAGTTTCGACTGTTTGAGGATCTCGATGATCTCATCGGGGGTGTGCCGTTTCAGATGCTCAAGCGCCGAAAACCGGGGGTACGACTTGAAAAACACCGTTCGCTCGGGCGAAGGCGTGTATCGAATGACGCTCCGCGGAGTGTCGCAAATCGACGAAGGCGGCTTTCCGGCCCTTAGTTGTTCAACGATATCGAAGACCTTCTGCCGCGTCAGGTTCGTGAATGGTTTAAGGTTTATGAGGCACGACGGCTCCTGATCGCTGAGACCGATGCAGGCCGTCTCGAACAACCCGAACATCTTGTCGGCGGTGACGTTTCCGAAGCGAACCCCGACCGCTTCCTCGAACGCCTTTCGGACGTCGTCCCGGCCTTCCAATTCGGAAACTATCGAGTTGTTGAGATAAACGGTGTGTTTTCCGACATCGGTGAGATGGTAGAAATGAAAGAAACTGATGATGCCTTCCAATTCGATCTTCGACATATCGAACGCTTGCGCGATCTTCGAAATATCTTCAGGCTCGATGCATCGTTTCTTCTTCTGAATGTCCCAAAGGACGCTCATCAGCCGGCTGCGGTCAAGTGTCGATGTCTCCTGCATAATCACCCTTGTTCGATTAGTGAAACACTCAATTACAGGATACGCCGTGAGACGGACAAAGAAAAGGAGAATTCCGAAAGCAGTCGATTACAGACCCATTTATTGCTTGCGGACGACGCCGAAATCGACGGGCTGACCGGCTCTTTTCGACCGAACGGCGAAGGTACGATATGATGTTCAGGTTGCCCTCGAGCGGGCAAGTCAGAGGACCATCGTGAGTGAACTCGTACGCTTTGGCGTCAGCATAGACCAGGACCTGTTGGAGAATTTCGACCGTATGATCGCCGCTCGCCGGTATGCAACGCGGTCGGAGGCACTCCGCGATCTGATCCGTGACGCGCTGATCCAGCAGAAGCTGCAAAACGACATGGCGATAAAAGCACTCGGGAGTCTGACGCTTGTTTACGATCATCACGCGCGTAACCTCGGGCAGGAAATGGCCGAAATCCAACACGAGTTTCATTCGATCATCTTATCCGTAATGCATCTGCACGTCAGTCACGACGACTGTTTGGAGATCATCGCCCTGCAGGGAATCGTGAGCGAGATCGTCGCGCTCGCGAATCAACTCCTGAGCTTGAAAGGGATCAAAAACGGGAAGCTCTTCTTAACCCTGCCATCGTCGGGAATTGTCGATTGAAGGATCCGCGGCGGTCGGTCGGTAAGTGAGCGATGCGCGGGTGTTACTAATGTGAGATTTGTGTTACTATGGTCGCCGTTATGAAGTTTGAAAAGAACCTCCGAACGGTTCTAGTGATCGCTTTCCTGTATGTGTTGTTTGTCGGCGGCGTCGCGGCTCAGCAAGTCAGGA contains the following coding sequences:
- the nikR gene encoding nickel-responsive transcriptional regulator NikR, with translation MSELVRFGVSIDQDLLENFDRMIAARRYATRSEALRDLIRDALIQQKLQNDMAIKALGSLTLVYDHHARNLGQEMAEIQHEFHSIILSVMHLHVSHDDCLEIIALQGIVSEIVALANQLLSLKGIKNGKLFLTLPSSGIVD
- a CDS encoding (2Fe-2S)-binding protein, with amino-acid sequence MSETIRIKIDGKDITTFSGRNLVDVAKENGIFIPTLCYFRDIHPLGTCRICTVKLNGRHTTGCTTKVADGMEFEINTPELLDNRKAIIEMLYAEGNHFCPSCEKSGKCDMQNLGYDMGITVTRYPHVFSNKIVDFNPKRMIMETNRCILCRRCVEEVKTVDGNDVFSFVNRGVKTVVKIDYEQEAKLTESEAMRAMNLCPVGAILVKGMIHKEPFGEAKYDLLGKAVKPKSNGKALKRDDGGKFIIATTSLAGCFGCHMSILDADTELLDMLEIVEFNKSPLTDIKNFSKRCHIGLVEGGCSNSENVHILREFRKRCDILISLGECAIMGGIPAMRNFVPLQECLEEAYLNSPTTELGANIIPAHEDIPKMLNNVYPCNEIVKIDHYIPGCPPSAQHIWKVVKSLLLGEEFSIAHDEFKYD
- a CDS encoding Ni/Fe hydrogenase subunit alpha, with the translated sequence MLRKLVIDPVTRVEGHGKVTIHLDDDNHVKDAFFHIVEFRGFERFIQGHPYWEAPVMVQRLCGICPVSHHLAAAKAIDQIVGIDPEDLSVPAGKIRRLLHFGQVFQSHALHFFYLASPDLLFGFDSDPLKRNVVGVAAEYPEMAKKGILMRKFGQEIIKLITGKKIHGIAATPGGVHKHISAREISYFLDGKEIPTIDTMIEWTLETLEFIKAYFESNRGFLDSFAAYPSGHLGLVNKKNGYLELYDGFLRATDSEGTRTLNDVQNVEYADYFYERVERWTYLKFPYLKHLGREKGWNRVGPLARINICDGIETPLAENERKIFKNATGGKTNNMTMHTHWARLIEALYCAEMMRNLLNDSDLLSSDLLRKGERRNRGVGIIEAPRGTLIHEYEVDDKDRITRCNLIVSTTHNNEPMNQAVRWVANHVMDGKPEITEGMFNQVEVAIRAYDPCLSCATHAMGQMPLEISLYDSAGELIETRQR
- a CDS encoding NAD(P)H-dependent oxidoreductase subunit E is translated as MQETSTLDRSRLMSVLWDIQKKKRCIEPEDISKIAQAFDMSKIELEGIISFFHFYHLTDVGKHTVYLNNSIVSELEGRDDVRKAFEEAVGVRFGNVTADKMFGLFETACIGLSDQEPSCLINLKPFTNLTRQKVFDIVEQLRAGKPPSSICDTPRSVIRYTPSPERTVFFKSYPRFSALEHLKRHTPDEIIEILKQSKLAGYGGAFFPAGLKWQLCRQNPGDTKYIICNADEGEPGTFKDRVLLEEHPELMIEGMIFAAYAIGARHGAIYLRAEYSHLQKKLESLLEIYRKDGFLGSGISAREPFDFDIYVHLGAGAYVCGEETALIHSMEGKRGEPGTKEYFPVQKGFKGKPTVVNNVETLCAVPRIFEMGVENWLKLGTEKTPGTKVLSVSGDCSKKGIYEIEWGMNFGEFLKLAGAEEARMVQLSGPSGDCYSITQSAADAAPVADLRPEARLCGEDIRCGGSVMIFNRDRDILHILKSFSDFFVAESCGICVPCRTGNFLLNRRLQKLINGHGERRDLNDVIAWSRIIRTTSRCGLGQMSNNTLLQAVEKFPEVFDKALAENADFSRAFKLDEATAEYDRIIQEVNASYE